From Nitrospirota bacterium, one genomic window encodes:
- a CDS encoding PAS domain S-box protein has translation MTQILKRQPRWVPITIVLGTATAYELAFASLHQLAGDGVAVFTVIPVAVAGWLLGSRAGLVAGLLGSTLNIMNFTLVGKIGWEVVIGRWPALLAGLALGLMAGWAGERAAHATRESREANQERDKFFDLSMDLLCIAETDGYFKRLNPAWERALGFSREELCSKPFIEFIHPDDRSRTQDVMEKLSRGEPAINFDNRYRCLDGSYRWLSWITPAPEQEPPMFYAAARDITERKRIEEALRESEERYRLLTEATFDGIAIHDQGIMIEASSGLERMFGYGPGELIGKHVLDLVADESREMVIANMRQGGQGPYESVGRRKDGSIFYGEVVVKPCRYKGRDLRLVAGRDITERKQMEQALRQANDELEQRVAQRTQELLVANDALCHARAWQRDLIEAIPGIVWECNARTWRFSFVNHQAELVLGYPVQHWLDEPDFWQTHIHPDDRDWVIEYCLVSLRDTRKYSFDYRMIAADGRTVWLQDVVTVETDEQGPAILRGIMLDITERKRTEQALKEAHAAVELAVEGISKLDDQGHYVSVNEQYAAMAGYRPEELVGKSWETTVHPDDRVSVGVAFQQMLTCGKGETELRGVRKDGTIFYKQIVIIKPDGHLSGMSGHYCFIRDITERKQAEEALRESEARFRGLFEEVPIAYQSLDIEGRYLDANKGLCTLLGYSPDELLGKPFDDFWSPDLRQFFQDEFGSLMKSGGEIKHLRLRRKDGKEISVILNGRVQRDPRGNFLRTHCILTDITDQKLIEENLRRSKIFIDSVLENLPSMIFVKDAKDLRFLRFNKAGEELLGYRRDELLGRNDYDIFPKEEADFFITKDREVLRSGCLLDIPEEPIQTRGNGLRFLHTKKIPICGTDGTPQYLLGISEDITDRKQAEEALQQNDARLNAAQRIAHIGSWDLDLVENILTWSDENYCIFEIDSAHFGASYAAFLELVHPDDRQFVNESYTESVANRTCYNIEHRLLMSDGRVKFVHEQCETFYAPDGRPTRSIGTTQDITDRKQAVEALRKSEEQLRKVLEEREQLSQDLHDNIIQTIYAIGMSLEECRYLVQEDRRAADKKLEHAVGCLNRVISDVRMYIVWDKHEEVSGQQFCAKLAELAVTMESMQGIRFSLHLAVEAARRLTPLGAFHILHIVQEAMSNSLRHSKSRSGHVSLQMEEGRIRLEVSDDGIGFNLEEASGQGHGLQNMAARAHKLGANFQIISKPGSGAQILVELPLEDQHASASS, from the coding sequence ATGACACAGATACTGAAGCGTCAGCCTCGGTGGGTGCCCATCACGATTGTTCTCGGAACGGCGACGGCCTATGAGCTGGCATTTGCGTCCCTGCATCAGCTGGCGGGTGATGGTGTGGCTGTATTCACCGTAATCCCGGTGGCCGTGGCAGGATGGCTGTTGGGGTCTCGTGCTGGCCTTGTTGCCGGACTGCTCGGGAGTACGCTGAATATCATGAACTTCACGCTAGTGGGGAAGATCGGGTGGGAGGTTGTGATTGGACGGTGGCCGGCCCTGCTCGCGGGTCTCGCGCTTGGTTTGATGGCAGGCTGGGCAGGCGAACGTGCAGCCCATGCCACACGAGAGTCTCGTGAGGCAAATCAAGAACGGGACAAGTTTTTCGACCTCTCCATGGACCTTCTCTGCATCGCGGAAACCGACGGCTATTTCAAACGACTCAATCCGGCATGGGAACGAGCGCTGGGGTTCAGCCGAGAAGAACTGTGCTCGAAACCCTTTATCGAATTCATTCATCCCGATGACCGTTCTCGCACACAAGACGTCATGGAGAAGCTGTCGCGCGGGGAGCCGGCCATCAACTTCGACAATCGATATCGGTGCCTTGATGGGTCCTATCGATGGCTGAGCTGGATTACTCCGGCTCCGGAACAGGAGCCGCCGATGTTTTACGCGGCCGCTCGCGACATCACCGAACGCAAACGGATCGAAGAGGCGTTGCGCGAGAGCGAGGAGCGTTACCGGCTCCTCACTGAGGCCACGTTCGACGGCATCGCCATCCACGATCAAGGGATCATGATCGAAGCCAGTTCAGGTTTGGAACGGATGTTCGGGTATGGCCCGGGAGAACTCATTGGGAAGCATGTGCTGGACCTGGTGGCCGACGAATCCCGCGAGATGGTTATCGCCAATATGAGGCAGGGAGGGCAAGGTCCCTACGAATCCGTGGGACGGCGTAAAGACGGCTCGATATTCTATGGAGAAGTCGTCGTCAAACCCTGCCGGTATAAGGGGCGGGATCTCCGCCTCGTGGCGGGCCGCGACATTACCGAGCGCAAGCAGATGGAACAGGCGCTGCGGCAGGCGAACGATGAGTTGGAACAGCGGGTGGCTCAGCGAACGCAAGAACTCCTGGTGGCGAACGACGCCCTTTGCCACGCCCGAGCATGGCAGCGCGACTTGATCGAAGCGATTCCGGGGATCGTGTGGGAGTGCAACGCGCGGACCTGGCGGTTTTCGTTCGTCAACCACCAGGCCGAATTGGTGCTCGGCTATCCCGTGCAGCACTGGCTCGATGAGCCGGACTTTTGGCAAACGCACATACACCCGGATGATCGAGACTGGGTCATCGAGTATTGCCTCGTATCTTTACGGGACACACGCAAATACTCGTTCGATTACCGGATGATTGCAGCCGATGGACGAACCGTGTGGCTCCAGGACGTTGTGACGGTAGAGACCGACGAGCAGGGCCCGGCAATTCTGCGGGGTATCATGCTGGATATCACCGAGCGCAAGCGGACGGAGCAGGCGCTGAAGGAAGCACATGCCGCTGTGGAGCTGGCCGTCGAAGGGATTTCGAAGCTGGATGACCAGGGGCACTACGTTTCCGTCAACGAGCAGTACGCCGCTATGGCGGGATACCGTCCGGAGGAATTGGTGGGGAAAAGCTGGGAGACGACGGTCCATCCGGACGATCGTGTCTCTGTCGGCGTCGCGTTTCAGCAGATGCTGACCTGCGGCAAAGGGGAAACTGAATTGCGGGGAGTGCGGAAAGACGGAACGATTTTCTATAAGCAGATTGTGATTATCAAGCCTGACGGGCATCTGTCAGGTATGTCCGGGCATTACTGTTTCATCAGAGACATCACCGAGCGCAAGCAGGCGGAGGAGGCATTGCGGGAAAGCGAAGCACGTTTCCGGGGCCTGTTCGAAGAAGTGCCGATCGCCTATCAATCGCTGGACATCGAGGGGCGGTACCTCGATGCCAACAAGGGACTGTGCACATTGCTCGGATACTCCCCTGATGAGCTGCTGGGCAAGCCGTTCGACGACTTCTGGTCCCCTGATCTGCGGCAGTTTTTCCAGGACGAATTCGGCAGTTTGATGAAAAGCGGCGGCGAGATTAAGCATCTCAGACTCAGGAGAAAGGACGGGAAGGAAATCTCCGTCATTCTGAACGGCCGCGTCCAGCGCGACCCAAGGGGGAACTTTCTGAGGACGCATTGCATCCTGACCGATATCACGGACCAGAAATTGATCGAGGAGAACTTGCGCCGCTCGAAGATCTTCATCGACTCCGTGCTTGAAAATCTCCCCAGCATGATTTTCGTGAAGGATGCGAAGGATCTTCGTTTTTTGCGTTTCAATAAGGCGGGGGAAGAGCTGTTGGGATATCGCCGGGATGAGCTCTTGGGCAGAAACGACTACGACATCTTCCCGAAAGAGGAAGCCGACTTTTTCATAACCAAGGATCGGGAAGTCCTGCGCAGTGGCTGTCTGCTGGATATTCCGGAAGAGCCCATTCAGACCAGAGGAAATGGATTGCGGTTTCTCCACACGAAGAAGATCCCAATCTGCGGCACCGATGGTACGCCACAATATCTATTGGGCATCTCGGAGGACATTACCGATCGCAAGCAGGCGGAGGAAGCACTTCAGCAGAACGACGCTCGACTAAATGCAGCGCAGCGCATCGCGCATATTGGAAGCTGGGATCTGGACTTGGTCGAGAATATACTCACTTGGTCCGATGAAAATTATTGTATCTTCGAGATCGACTCCGCGCATTTTGGAGCTTCCTATGCGGCTTTCCTTGAGCTGGTGCACCCTGATGACCGCCAATTTGTCAACGAGTCCTATACTGAATCGGTCGCCAACAGGACTTGTTATAATATCGAGCACCGGCTGCTCATGTCCGACGGGCGGGTCAAGTTCGTTCACGAGCAATGCGAGACGTTTTATGCGCCGGATGGCCGCCCAACTCGCTCGATCGGTACGACTCAAGACATCACTGATCGCAAACAGGCGGTAGAGGCATTGCGAAAGAGCGAAGAACAGCTTCGCAAAGTGCTCGAAGAGCGGGAGCAGCTTTCCCAGGACCTCCACGACAACATCATTCAAACCATCTATGCGATTGGCATGAGTCTTGAGGAATGTCGCTATCTCGTTCAAGAAGACCGTCGGGCGGCCGACAAGAAGCTGGAGCATGCCGTCGGTTGCTTAAACAGGGTTATTTCAGATGTTCGGATGTATATCGTGTGGGACAAGCATGAAGAGGTGAGCGGGCAACAGTTCTGTGCGAAGTTGGCCGAGCTGGCGGTGACCATGGAGAGTATGCAGGGGATCCGTTTTTCACTCCATCTCGCGGTGGAAGCCGCTCGGCGGTTGACTCCGTTGGGCGCGTTTCATATTCTTCACATTGTGCAAGAGGCGATGAGCAACAGCCTTCGCCACTCAAAGAGCCGAAGCGGTCACGTCTCCCTGCAGATGGAAGAAGGGCGCATCCGTCTTGAGGTCAGCGACGACGGTATCGGCTTCAATCTTGAGGAGGCTTCCGGACAGGGGCACGGATTGCAGAATATGGCTGCGCGAGCGCACAAGCTTGGCGCGAATTTTCAGATCATCTCAAAGCCTGGATCGGGGGCTCAGATTCTCGTCGAACTCCCGCTGGAGGATCAGCATGCTAGCGCAAGCAGTTAA